Proteins from a single region of Aerococcus viridans:
- the whiA gene encoding DNA-binding protein WhiA produces MASFAGDVKKELTQLTVDYEHARSELAAILRMNGSISLMNGQLILNVQTENAAIARRIYSLLKEFFHTHGELVVRKKMKLKKNNIYIVRVKDRAEEILKDLEILDTLVINPNISAEMMENEQRSRSYLRGAFLAGGSVNNPEKSAYHLEIYSVYEEHCEDLVTMMNQFNLNARSVERRSGYIAYLKGSEQIADFLALIGATSSMLKFEDIRIVRDMRNSVNRIVNCENANLNKTVTAASKQVENIELIQSTVGIGELPEKLQEIALLRLENPEASIKELGELVDGEPISKSGVNHRLRKINQYAEQLRNTAITQ; encoded by the coding sequence GTGGCTTCATTTGCAGGAGATGTAAAGAAAGAACTCACTCAGCTAACAGTGGACTATGAGCACGCGCGTTCAGAACTAGCAGCCATTCTACGTATGAACGGATCGATTTCCCTTATGAATGGGCAATTAATCTTAAATGTACAAACAGAAAATGCCGCAATTGCACGACGAATCTACTCACTGTTGAAGGAATTTTTTCATACCCACGGTGAGTTGGTTGTTCGGAAGAAAATGAAACTAAAGAAGAATAATATCTATATTGTGCGGGTTAAAGACCGGGCTGAGGAAATCTTGAAGGATTTAGAAATTCTAGATACTTTGGTTATCAATCCAAATATTTCAGCTGAAATGATGGAGAATGAACAGCGGAGTAGGTCATACTTGCGTGGGGCATTCTTGGCTGGTGGGTCAGTGAATAATCCTGAAAAATCAGCTTATCATTTAGAAATCTATTCCGTATATGAAGAGCATTGCGAAGACTTGGTGACTATGATGAACCAGTTTAATTTAAATGCGCGCTCAGTCGAACGTCGGTCTGGTTATATCGCTTATTTAAAAGGGTCAGAACAGATTGCTGACTTCTTAGCCCTAATTGGGGCCACCTCTTCTATGCTAAAGTTTGAAGATATTCGGATTGTTCGCGACATGCGGAATTCAGTCAACCGGATTGTCAACTGTGAGAATGCCAACTTGAATAAAACGGTAACAGCAGCTTCCAAGCAGGTTGAAAATATCGAATTGATTCAATCAACCGTTGGGATTGGTGAGTTGCCTGAAAAATTACAAGAGATTGCATTACTGCGGTTGGAAAACCCAGAGGCATCCATTAAAGAATTAGGGGAACTGGTTGACGGTGAACCGATTTCTAAATCAGGTGTCAACCACCGACTACGTAAGATTAACCAATACGCTGAGCAATTAAGAAATACAGCAATTACACAATAG
- a CDS encoding DUF1772 domain-containing protein produces the protein MSIFQVVYVLCLAIQLGFYFSFSNTIMPVLGKQAGNVGQRIMQDINKQVENDQFLGSFFAPLFLFIAMILLGNPIGWQIYLSFVIYFVGVICVTIAFNMPLNRQLANRKIRTDWTDFVQQWSRWNHVRTGSALVALALAIS, from the coding sequence ATGTCTATTTTTCAGGTTGTCTATGTCCTTTGCCTAGCCATCCAACTAGGATTCTATTTTTCTTTCTCCAACACCATCATGCCAGTGCTTGGTAAACAAGCCGGTAACGTTGGCCAAAGGATTATGCAGGACATCAATAAGCAGGTTGAAAACGACCAATTTCTAGGCAGTTTTTTCGCACCGCTATTTTTATTCATTGCGATGATTTTGCTAGGCAACCCCATTGGCTGGCAAATATATCTGAGCTTTGTAATTTATTTTGTCGGTGTCATCTGCGTAACTATCGCCTTCAATATGCCACTAAACCGCCAACTAGCTAACCGGAAAATCCGAACCGATTGGACTGACTTTGTACAACAATGGTCTAGGTGGAACCATGTGAGAACTGGGTCTGCCCTTGTCGCCTTAGCCCTAGCAATCAGCTAA
- a CDS encoding single-stranded DNA-binding protein → MNQVQLIGRLAREVTLTEISNNRQVVNNAVAINRKGKDGTDYVDFIPITAWNGTAKLIDTYMQKGDELAVVGQLRMHQFENKQGQNVSTIEVQVSEVTFLRKKISIDQPQNPDEQLMANIETLILD, encoded by the coding sequence ATGAATCAAGTGCAATTAATCGGACGTCTAGCCAGAGAAGTCACCCTAACTGAAATTTCAAATAACCGCCAAGTGGTCAACAATGCAGTAGCCATTAACCGCAAAGGGAAAGATGGGACTGACTACGTCGACTTTATTCCAATTACCGCTTGGAATGGGACGGCTAAACTCATTGATACCTATATGCAAAAAGGCGATGAATTAGCGGTTGTTGGTCAATTACGCATGCACCAGTTTGAGAATAAACAAGGGCAAAATGTATCAACAATTGAAGTTCAAGTGTCTGAAGTGACTTTCCTTCGCAAGAAAATTAGCATTGATCAACCACAAAATCCAGATGAACAATTAATGGCCAATATTGAAACCCTGATTTTAGATTAA
- a CDS encoding response regulator transcription factor, producing MNILMIEDNESVAEMMSMFFEQQKDWEATFIQDGEEGWQHYLANEETIEMVILDLNLPSKDGIQICRDIRQQNKQVPIIMLTARDAESEQVLGLGLGADDYVTKPFDPITFMARMRALYRRSQLTESSVEAAEEKDNADQFDIQTEFIRINSQNREAFYKDQLIQHLTPKEFEILQLLARHPKQVFTREHLLTTLWEDPFYGDERTVDAHIKKLRQKMEEYGPQLIQTVWGVGYKFDENGV from the coding sequence ATGAACATCTTGATGATTGAAGATAACGAAAGTGTTGCAGAGATGATGAGTATGTTTTTTGAACAGCAAAAAGACTGGGAAGCGACGTTTATCCAAGATGGTGAAGAGGGCTGGCAACACTATTTAGCTAACGAGGAAACGATTGAAATGGTGATTTTGGATTTAAACTTACCAAGTAAAGATGGGATTCAAATCTGTCGTGACATCCGCCAACAAAATAAACAAGTACCAATTATCATGCTGACTGCTCGTGACGCAGAAAGTGAACAAGTCCTTGGTTTAGGCCTTGGTGCAGATGATTACGTGACCAAGCCCTTTGACCCAATCACCTTTATGGCCCGGATGCGTGCATTATACCGCCGTAGCCAATTGACTGAATCATCAGTTGAAGCCGCAGAGGAAAAGGACAATGCGGACCAATTTGACATCCAAACAGAATTTATCCGGATCAACAGCCAAAACCGTGAAGCCTTCTATAAAGACCAATTAATTCAACATTTAACGCCAAAAGAATTTGAAATTCTACAATTGTTGGCTCGTCATCCAAAACAAGTATTCACACGGGAACACTTACTGACAACGCTATGGGAAGACCCATTCTACGGGGATGAGCGTACAGTAGATGCCCACATTAAAAAGCTACGTCAAAAAATGGAAGAGTATGGACCTCAACTTATTCAAACAGTCTGGGGAGTAGGCTATAAATTCGACGAAAACGGTGTTTAA
- a CDS encoding sensor histidine kinase — translation MKLNFFYQQILSFLVVIGMTIVAMGVTLFSFSRDQVLLRQEQQLNDIAQFISGQTISPEFLSSMEPLLQSSNMKLFYFNADNELIYPTDEAATIPNNQLTDEELKTLENGHDLNLRTFEMGFTEKVGDALAIFMPLTNAENQSFAGYLVIGVPSSQSDAIIDNLMHNVVKGIMIALIIAVIFSVIIAGYQNKRIRRIQEATQKIAQGDYSVRLEVSNIDEFDDLAKDFNQMAVALRESEVEIDRQENIRRQLMMDVAHEIRTPLTTMIGLLEGLRQKVLPEDKIDRSVDLMYKEANRLNRLVNENLDIEKIRSNEIVLKKSKFNAAEVLRDISLQLSETAKVKHIKFELDMPDEVPIYADYDRFHQIIFNITQNAVQFTDYGEIFMSSAFQDGETYIKIKDSGMGMTKEQVENIWERFYKADVSRKNNEFGESGLGLSIVKQLVELHQATIHVESEAGVGTIFTLVFYDRETLAEKNKVE, via the coding sequence ATGAAATTGAACTTTTTTTACCAACAAATTCTCAGCTTTCTAGTGGTCATTGGTATGACCATAGTAGCCATGGGGGTGACTTTGTTTTCTTTTTCAAGGGACCAAGTGCTCCTAAGGCAAGAACAACAATTGAATGACATTGCCCAATTTATTTCAGGGCAAACCATTTCACCCGAATTCTTATCTTCAATGGAACCCTTACTGCAGTCGTCCAATATGAAGTTGTTCTATTTTAATGCGGACAACGAATTGATTTATCCAACCGATGAAGCAGCGACCATTCCAAATAATCAGTTGACGGATGAAGAATTGAAGACGTTAGAAAATGGTCACGACTTGAATTTACGGACTTTTGAAATGGGCTTTACGGAAAAAGTCGGAGATGCCTTAGCCATCTTCATGCCGCTAACCAATGCAGAAAACCAGTCCTTTGCGGGTTACTTAGTTATTGGGGTGCCGTCTAGTCAATCTGATGCCATTATTGATAACCTGATGCACAATGTGGTTAAAGGAATCATGATAGCCTTGATTATTGCGGTCATCTTTTCAGTGATTATTGCCGGATACCAAAATAAACGGATTCGCCGAATCCAGGAGGCCACTCAAAAAATTGCGCAAGGTGACTATTCGGTTCGTTTAGAGGTCAGTAATATTGATGAATTTGATGATTTAGCTAAGGACTTTAACCAAATGGCGGTTGCCTTAAGGGAGTCTGAAGTGGAAATCGACCGACAAGAAAACATCCGCCGTCAATTGATGATGGATGTGGCCCATGAAATTCGGACCCCGCTAACGACTATGATTGGTTTATTAGAAGGATTAAGACAAAAAGTATTGCCTGAAGATAAAATTGACCGGTCTGTGGATTTGATGTATAAGGAAGCCAACCGATTAAATCGGTTAGTTAACGAAAATCTGGATATTGAGAAAATCAGATCTAATGAAATTGTATTGAAGAAATCAAAATTCAATGCAGCCGAAGTTTTAAGGGATATTTCGCTCCAATTATCAGAAACAGCCAAAGTTAAACACATCAAATTTGAATTGGATATGCCAGATGAAGTGCCGATTTATGCTGATTATGACCGATTCCACCAAATTATCTTCAATATCACCCAAAATGCGGTACAATTTACCGATTATGGCGAAATTTTTATGTCTAGCGCCTTTCAAGATGGGGAAACTTATATTAAAATAAAAGATTCAGGTATGGGCATGACGAAAGAACAAGTCGAAAATATCTGGGAGCGATTCTATAAAGCAGATGTTTCCCGGAAAAATAATGAATTCGGTGAATCTGGTTTAGGTTTATCGATTGTTAAACAACTCGTTGAATTACACCAAGCCACTATCCACGTGGAGAGTGAAGCAGGCGTTGGGACAATATTTACCCTGGTATTTTACGACCGTGAAACATTGGCAGAAAAAAATAAGGTCGAATAG
- a CDS encoding VanZ family protein — translation MYFLGPLLIWLEDISAGRILNFHLVELSLFSLDKTIFYMIALLVIQAGIIFYKRSKNTNYSIDWFREAIKFIFTIYLILLVHLTVLRYDWQWWQASFNFERSLSELNWVPLVDTIKLRNGSAFSFWYNFFGNVVWFFPFGMMLPYIFKMKRAFFITLLWGLLFSVSIETMQFYLETGVSHIDDVIFNGAGVIIGYLIYDILKISNRYIKGRRNTNG, via the coding sequence ATGTATTTTTTAGGGCCGTTACTTATATGGCTAGAAGACATTTCTGCAGGCAGAATTTTAAATTTCCATTTAGTAGAGTTATCGTTGTTTAGTTTGGATAAAACCATCTTCTATATGATTGCTTTACTGGTTATTCAAGCAGGAATCATTTTCTATAAACGGTCTAAGAATACAAATTATTCGATTGACTGGTTTAGAGAAGCAATCAAATTTATCTTTACCATATATTTAATATTGTTGGTACATTTAACCGTATTACGTTATGATTGGCAATGGTGGCAAGCGTCTTTCAATTTTGAACGGTCGCTGAGTGAATTAAATTGGGTACCACTGGTTGATACTATTAAGTTAAGAAACGGGTCCGCATTTTCCTTCTGGTATAACTTCTTTGGGAATGTTGTTTGGTTCTTTCCATTTGGTATGATGCTCCCCTATATATTTAAGATGAAGCGTGCCTTCTTCATCACGTTACTTTGGGGATTGTTATTTTCCGTATCAATTGAAACCATGCAATTTTATTTAGAAACAGGCGTAAGTCATATTGATGACGTCATTTTTAATGGCGCAGGGGTAATCATCGGTTACCTGATCTATGACATTTTGAAAATCAGCAACAGATACATAAAAGGGAGAAGAAATACAAATGGCTAA
- a CDS encoding class I SAM-dependent rRNA methyltransferase yields the protein MAKKNTQLPKKELRKWATVQVKKGQILLTEKDFVNPPSFTEGELVEIIGIDHEFLGYGYMAKQHKGVGWILTTDQNADTGLLDDLDFVQAKLQEAKNQRQALLIDDMTTAFRIFNGEGDGIGGFTIDWYAGYALIQWYSEGIYRYKDIILEALNNVFPELKGIVGKNRFNLDGTGSAKQSEVLAGDIPETLTIQENGVNYIVRLDDGWMTGIFLDQRNVRNYIQTEIAPGKSLLNLFSYTGAFSVAAALGGAAETMSVDVAKRSLQLTQEQFQANGLEIGDQHKVRVMDVFNYLDYAKTHDLRFDIVVLDPPSFSRTKKHTFQASKDYRDLVASALSILNTGGYLVSSTNAANMTKEDFIKQIGEGSDDARVDIMPVADFGLPVDFPAPKGNPESDYLKVEIFQKL from the coding sequence ATGGCTAAAAAGAACACACAATTACCAAAAAAGGAACTACGTAAATGGGCAACAGTCCAAGTGAAAAAAGGACAAATCCTTTTAACTGAGAAAGACTTCGTTAATCCACCATCATTTACTGAAGGTGAACTAGTCGAAATCATCGGTATCGACCACGAATTCCTAGGATACGGCTACATGGCCAAACAACATAAAGGTGTTGGGTGGATCCTAACAACTGACCAAAACGCTGACACAGGCTTACTTGATGACCTTGATTTCGTACAAGCAAAATTACAAGAAGCGAAGAATCAACGCCAAGCCTTATTAATCGACGATATGACCACTGCCTTCCGTATTTTCAACGGTGAAGGTGACGGCATCGGCGGTTTCACAATCGACTGGTACGCAGGTTACGCCTTGATCCAATGGTATTCAGAAGGTATTTACCGCTACAAAGACATTATCCTAGAAGCCCTAAACAACGTATTCCCAGAACTTAAAGGCATTGTTGGGAAAAACAGATTCAACTTAGACGGTACAGGCAGCGCTAAACAATCAGAAGTTTTAGCTGGCGATATTCCTGAAACCTTAACCATCCAAGAAAACGGCGTAAACTACATCGTTCGTCTTGATGACGGTTGGATGACAGGGATCTTCCTTGACCAACGTAACGTCCGTAATTACATTCAAACTGAAATTGCACCAGGTAAATCATTGCTGAACTTGTTCTCATACACAGGTGCTTTCTCTGTCGCTGCAGCACTAGGTGGGGCAGCTGAAACGATGAGTGTTGATGTGGCAAAACGAAGCCTACAATTAACACAAGAACAATTCCAAGCGAATGGTTTAGAAATCGGTGACCAACACAAAGTCCGCGTGATGGATGTATTCAACTACTTAGATTATGCCAAAACACATGACTTACGTTTTGACATCGTGGTCCTTGATCCACCATCATTCTCACGTACGAAAAAACACACTTTCCAAGCAAGCAAAGACTACCGCGACCTAGTTGCTTCAGCATTATCAATCTTAAACACAGGCGGTTACTTGGTAAGTTCAACAAATGCAGCCAACATGACTAAAGAAGATTTCATTAAACAGATCGGTGAAGGTTCAGATGACGCACGCGTGGACATCATGCCCGTAGCTGACTTTGGCTTACCAGTCGACTTCCCGGCACCAAAAGGTAACCCGGAAAGTGACTACCTAAAAGTAGAAATCTTCCAAAAATTATAA
- a CDS encoding S-(hydroxymethyl)glutathione dehydrogenase/class III alcohol dehydrogenase produces the protein MKSRAAVAFNPGEPLEIVEIDVAEPKAKEVLVKILYTSVCHTDAFTLSGDDPEGVFPAVLGHEGAGVVVAVGDEVTSVEVGDHVIPLYTAECGECKFCRSGKTNLCSAVRETQGKGLMPDGTTRFSYNGEPIYHYMGTSTFSEYTVVPEISLAKIDKEAPLDKVGLFGCGVTTGIGAVHNTAKVEEGAVTAVFGLGAIGLAAIQGLVQAKASRIIVVDLNEDKFELAEKMGATDFLNPSKFDKPIQDVIIEMTDGGVDYSFECIGNVDVMRSALEACHKGWGESVIIGVAGAGKEIHTRPFQLVTGRVWRGSAFGGVKGRTQLPGMVQDYMNGEIDIDSFITHNLDFTDINEAFDLLHKGESIRTMLTYGE, from the coding sequence ATGAAAAGTAGAGCTGCTGTTGCATTTAATCCAGGCGAACCGCTGGAGATTGTTGAAATTGATGTTGCGGAACCAAAGGCGAAAGAGGTATTAGTGAAAATCCTTTATACTTCTGTCTGCCATACGGATGCATTTACCTTATCAGGTGATGATCCAGAGGGTGTATTCCCTGCTGTACTAGGCCATGAGGGTGCTGGTGTGGTGGTTGCTGTAGGTGATGAAGTGACGTCTGTTGAAGTGGGCGATCACGTGATTCCGCTATACACGGCTGAGTGTGGGGAGTGTAAATTCTGTCGTTCTGGTAAAACCAACTTATGTAGTGCTGTCCGTGAAACGCAAGGTAAAGGGTTAATGCCTGATGGCACAACGCGTTTCTCTTATAATGGCGAGCCTATTTACCATTACATGGGAACAAGTACTTTTAGTGAGTATACAGTTGTTCCTGAGATTTCTTTAGCGAAAATTGATAAGGAAGCGCCACTTGATAAAGTCGGTCTATTTGGTTGTGGTGTCACAACTGGGATCGGTGCAGTCCATAACACCGCTAAAGTAGAAGAAGGCGCTGTGACGGCTGTATTTGGTTTAGGTGCCATTGGATTAGCGGCTATTCAAGGTTTGGTGCAAGCGAAAGCAAGTCGTATCATTGTAGTTGACTTAAATGAAGATAAGTTTGAATTAGCTGAGAAAATGGGTGCTACTGACTTCCTAAATCCATCTAAATTCGACAAACCAATCCAAGATGTCATCATTGAAATGACAGACGGTGGGGTAGATTACAGTTTCGAGTGTATCGGAAACGTTGACGTGATGCGTTCAGCCCTAGAAGCTTGTCATAAAGGTTGGGGTGAAAGTGTCATTATCGGAGTTGCCGGTGCAGGTAAAGAAATCCACACACGTCCCTTCCAATTAGTTACGGGTCGTGTATGGCGCGGGTCTGCCTTTGGTGGCGTGAAAGGTAGAACGCAACTACCAGGTATGGTTCAAGATTACATGAACGGTGAGATTGATATCGATTCATTTATCACCCATAACCTTGATTTCACAGACATCAACGAGGCGTTTGATCTACTGCATAAAGGCGAATCTATCCGTACCATGTTGACTTATGGGGAGTGA
- the fghA gene encoding S-formylglutathione hydrolase, producing the protein MTLEMIASNRVYGGEHRKYRHFSKTLQCDMTFSLFLPSNEEGQEIPLVWFLSGLTCTDDNFSQKSGFQRLAEQHQVAVLIPDTSPRGEDIADDDAYDLGQGAGFYLNATQEPWANHYKMYDYLVDELGQIAADLIPHYAGQESIMGHSMGGHGALVIGLKNTDRFKAISAFAPILNPSQVPWGIKAFTTYLGEDEEAWKEWDATELIKDGDAPSILITQGSQDEFYPEQLDESHFLKNAKENGQAVNYQKVEGYDHSYYFIATFLEEHFAFHKQHLK; encoded by the coding sequence TTGACTTTAGAAATGATTGCTAGCAATCGTGTTTATGGCGGTGAACACCGTAAATACCGCCATTTCTCAAAGACCTTACAATGCGACATGACCTTTAGTCTATTCTTGCCATCTAACGAAGAGGGGCAAGAAATCCCGCTAGTTTGGTTTCTATCCGGTCTAACTTGTACAGACGATAACTTTAGTCAAAAAAGTGGTTTTCAAAGATTAGCTGAACAACACCAAGTGGCCGTTTTGATTCCAGACACCTCGCCACGCGGAGAGGATATTGCTGATGACGACGCTTATGACCTTGGTCAAGGCGCAGGATTCTATTTAAACGCCACACAAGAACCATGGGCTAATCACTACAAAATGTATGATTATCTTGTGGATGAATTAGGTCAAATTGCAGCCGATTTAATCCCTCATTATGCGGGCCAAGAAAGTATCATGGGCCACTCAATGGGTGGACACGGCGCCTTAGTTATTGGCTTGAAAAATACCGACCGCTTTAAAGCCATCTCTGCCTTTGCACCAATTCTAAATCCAAGTCAAGTGCCGTGGGGGATCAAAGCCTTCACAACCTATCTAGGTGAAGATGAGGAAGCTTGGAAAGAATGGGATGCCACAGAACTGATTAAAGACGGTGACGCTCCGTCAATTCTAATCACCCAAGGTAGCCAAGATGAATTCTACCCAGAACAACTAGACGAAAGCCATTTCCTCAAAAACGCTAAGGAAAATGGTCAAGCAGTCAATTACCAAAAAGTAGAAGGCTATGACCATAGCTACTACTTCATCGCAACATTCTTAGAAGAGCACTTCGCCTTCCACAAACAACATTTAAAATAA
- a CDS encoding ABC transporter ATP-binding protein — MAYIHLKDVVKQYGTGNTAILANDHVNLEIEEGEFVVILGPSGAGKSTLLNILGGMDAVTSGEVLVADKNIASYNEKGLTEYRRDEVGFIFQNYNLIPNLTAIENVEVSEEISDNSLAAKDALQGVGLYHRKDNFPSQLSGGEQQRVSIARAIAKNPKLLLCDEPTGALDYETGKKVLGFLQNLTNEQGTTVVVITHNQAIAPMADRVIKINDGTVSSQELNAQPIPIQDIEW; from the coding sequence GTGGCTTACATTCACTTAAAGGATGTCGTAAAACAATACGGAACAGGAAATACCGCAATTTTAGCCAATGACCATGTAAACTTAGAAATTGAAGAGGGCGAATTCGTAGTGATTCTTGGCCCTTCTGGTGCTGGGAAATCGACGCTTTTAAATATTCTAGGTGGGATGGATGCAGTCACTTCGGGTGAAGTTTTAGTAGCGGATAAAAACATCGCTTCATATAACGAGAAAGGTTTAACCGAATACCGGCGTGACGAAGTGGGATTCATTTTCCAAAACTATAACTTAATCCCTAACTTGACGGCTATTGAAAATGTAGAGGTATCGGAAGAAATTTCGGATAATTCATTAGCTGCCAAGGATGCACTGCAAGGGGTTGGCTTATACCATCGCAAGGACAATTTCCCCTCACAATTATCAGGTGGAGAACAGCAACGTGTATCGATTGCCCGTGCGATTGCGAAAAATCCGAAGCTATTATTATGTGATGAGCCGACTGGTGCTTTAGATTATGAAACTGGGAAAAAGGTGTTAGGATTCTTACAGAACTTAACCAATGAACAGGGGACCACTGTTGTTGTCATCACCCATAACCAGGCGATTGCGCCGATGGCTGACCGAGTCATCAAAATCAATGATGGAACTGTTTCATCGCAGGAATTAAATGCTCAACCGATACCAATTCAAGATATTGAATGGTAG